One part of the Humulus lupulus chromosome 9, drHumLupu1.1, whole genome shotgun sequence genome encodes these proteins:
- the LOC133800653 gene encoding non-specific lipid-transfer protein 1-like produces the protein MASSSVVKLLCMVVMAMVVAAPVANAITCGQVSSSVGPCINYLKSGGVVPAACCNGIRSLNSAAKTPADRQTACKCLQSASSSIKGLNLNLAAGLPGKCGINIPYKISPSTNCNSV, from the exons ATGGCCAGCTCTTCAGTTGTGAAGCTTCTCTGCATGGTGGTCATGGCCATGGTGGTGGCTGCACCAGTGGCAAATGCCATAACATGTGGGCAAGTGTCTAGCAGCGTTGGGCCATGCATCAACTACCTCAAGAGCGGCGGCGTTGTCCCTGCCGCATGCTGCAATGGGATTAGGTCGCTAAATAGCGCAGCCAAGACCCCGGCAGACCGCCAGACTGCATGCAAGTGCCTGCAGTCGGCTTCTAGCAGCATCAAAGGACTCAACTTAAATCTCGCCGCTGGACTCCCCGGCAAGTGTGGTATCAACATTCCATACAAGATCAGCCCCTCCACCAACTGCAATAG TGTGTAG